One Negativicutes bacterium DNA window includes the following coding sequences:
- the deoC gene encoding deoxyribose-phosphate aldolase, which translates to MLHYSYDLLSVRRIQKVNLAAMIDHTLLKADATAAQIEKLCREARQYSLASVCINPVYVSFAAGLLTGSPVKVCTVIGFPLGAVCSEDKAEEAHRAIANGAAELDMVLAIGAAKSGDWQSVESDLRAVCRAAGKEALVKVILETCLLTDEEIVTACLSAQRAGAAFVKTSTGFSSGGATEYHVELMRKTVGRTMGVKASGGIRSAAAALAMIKAGANRIGTSSGPAIILEYETH; encoded by the coding sequence ATGTTACACTACAGTTATGATTTACTCAGTGTAAGGAGGATTCAGAAAGTGAACCTAGCGGCCATGATTGATCATACTCTGCTGAAAGCGGATGCTACCGCTGCGCAGATTGAGAAGCTGTGTCGGGAAGCCAGACAATACAGCTTAGCCTCGGTCTGTATTAACCCTGTTTATGTCAGTTTCGCTGCCGGACTGCTGACCGGCAGTCCGGTTAAGGTCTGTACTGTGATCGGATTTCCCTTAGGCGCCGTCTGCAGTGAGGATAAGGCAGAAGAAGCACACCGGGCGATTGCCAATGGCGCCGCTGAATTGGATATGGTGTTGGCGATTGGCGCCGCGAAAAGCGGCGACTGGCAAAGCGTGGAATCCGATCTGAGGGCAGTCTGCCGGGCTGCCGGTAAAGAAGCGCTTGTGAAAGTAATTTTAGAAACCTGCCTGCTGACTGACGAAGAAATCGTTACTGCCTGTCTTTCGGCGCAAAGAGCCGGCGCAGCGTTTGTCAAAACTTCCACCGGGTTCTCCAGCGGCGGCGCGACCGAGTACCATGTAGAGCTGATGCGCAAAACCGTTGGCAGAACGATGGGTGTCAAAGCCTCCGGCGGAATCCGCAGCGCCGCTGCCGCGCTTGCCATGATAAAAGCAGGAGCCAATCGTATCGGTACGAGTTCGGGACCGGCAATTATACTGGAATATGAGACTCATTGA
- a CDS encoding DUF2089 domain-containing protein → MKRKVLGRCPVCYEALSVTRLHCEHCGTTIEGEFDVCKFCQLSPELKEFVEVFIRSRGNIKEVERELGISYPTVRNRLDSVIEALGYTVDRPDSEDQKAAQRRTVLEQLGKGEIGMEDAMEKIKQI, encoded by the coding sequence ATGAAACGTAAAGTACTTGGGCGCTGTCCGGTATGCTACGAAGCTCTTTCCGTCACCCGGCTGCATTGCGAGCATTGCGGTACAACCATTGAGGGGGAATTTGATGTCTGTAAATTCTGCCAGTTAAGTCCGGAACTGAAAGAATTTGTGGAAGTCTTTATCCGTTCCAGGGGGAACATCAAAGAAGTCGAACGCGAATTGGGAATTTCCTATCCCACCGTACGCAATCGCCTGGATAGCGTGATTGAAGCGCTGGGTTATACAGTCGACCGGCCGGACAGCGAAGATCAGAAGGCTGCTCAGCGGCGGACCGTTCTGGAACAATTGGGTAAAGGCGAGATCGGCATGGAAGATGCCATGGAGAAAATCAAACAGATTTAG
- a CDS encoding phosphodiester glycosidase family protein, whose translation MKKRLFFCIVLFGFLCNSALTAGAAENKLQARIQPIQLGDTTYQLKYVRADLTDPKVKFGGVLAQDRIAALANLDDMAAELLQSGIASLAMINGGYYGAYEKLPLPYGVIQLQGEFLHLGNIGSVFAVDSSGKSRVERLHTKISGCIQRSGAEDQSWSARGMNHRYQTAGEIILFTHAFGNTTGSHTGISVVVRQGIVSEIVRGEAAIDRDGFTLLIDDSEYAGRFQPGDRVTYQIETYENQISDGVAVPGGRLDWSDIVFALGAGPTLVKNGAIACDPAAEGFTEQHLFTGKEQRSFLAMTKAGELVFGTVAACSIRDLALAVQALGAENAINLDGGDSSAFLVDGVFYTQATRPLSNAVYLGLQDIPADAWAEAEITAAEANDLVPLILQRRYTEPISREEACQLAVLLYQRLAGQADLTLPDAESYLEQARRLALLSDLNWTPAEAATNCQRQQLMQLFDAVWQHFSGPLKHPAALISVDQREVAAEARAAVERLVAGGIVRGTDFAHLAPRAPATREMAVLISHRIFASCKTIN comes from the coding sequence GTGAAAAAACGCCTTTTTTTCTGCATCGTACTCTTCGGTTTTCTCTGCAACAGCGCGTTGACAGCCGGCGCCGCGGAGAACAAACTGCAAGCGAGAATCCAACCAATTCAGCTGGGTGACACCACATATCAACTGAAATATGTCCGGGCCGATTTAACGGATCCGAAGGTGAAGTTTGGCGGTGTCCTGGCGCAGGATCGGATTGCCGCGCTGGCGAACCTGGATGACATGGCGGCAGAATTGCTGCAAAGCGGAATCGCTTCTCTGGCGATGATCAACGGCGGCTATTACGGAGCCTACGAGAAATTACCGCTGCCCTATGGTGTGATACAGCTGCAGGGGGAATTTCTGCATCTCGGCAATATTGGTTCGGTCTTTGCGGTGGATTCGTCCGGCAAGAGCAGGGTGGAACGCTTGCATACCAAAATCAGCGGCTGCATCCAGCGAAGCGGTGCGGAGGATCAGAGCTGGTCTGCCCGGGGGATGAACCATCGCTATCAGACGGCGGGTGAAATCATCCTGTTTACACATGCCTTCGGCAACACGACCGGCAGTCATACCGGAATATCCGTCGTTGTGCGGCAGGGCATCGTCAGCGAGATCGTACGCGGTGAAGCGGCGATCGACCGGGACGGTTTTACCCTGTTGATCGATGACAGCGAGTACGCCGGGCGCTTCCAGCCGGGGGATCGGGTGACCTACCAAATAGAGACTTATGAGAACCAAATCAGCGACGGGGTCGCGGTTCCGGGCGGGCGCCTGGACTGGAGCGATATCGTTTTTGCCCTGGGAGCCGGACCGACGCTGGTGAAAAACGGCGCAATTGCCTGTGATCCTGCGGCGGAAGGTTTTACAGAACAGCATTTATTCACAGGCAAAGAGCAGCGCAGTTTTCTCGCGATGACCAAGGCGGGTGAGCTGGTTTTTGGCACAGTGGCTGCCTGTTCCATCAGGGATTTAGCCCTGGCGGTCCAGGCACTCGGCGCCGAGAATGCCATCAATTTGGATGGCGGCGATTCGTCGGCTTTCTTGGTGGACGGTGTATTCTATACCCAGGCGACGCGTCCGCTGAGCAATGCTGTCTATCTTGGCTTGCAGGATATACCGGCAGATGCTTGGGCAGAGGCGGAAATTACGGCGGCGGAAGCCAATGATTTGGTTCCGCTCATCCTGCAGCGGCGCTATACGGAACCGATTAGCAGGGAAGAAGCCTGTCAGCTGGCGGTCTTGCTCTATCAACGCCTGGCGGGACAGGCGGATTTGACTTTACCTGACGCAGAATCCTATCTCGAACAGGCTCGCCGTCTGGCTCTCTTGTCTGACCTGAACTGGACCCCGGCAGAAGCAGCCACGAACTGCCAGCGTCAGCAGCTGATGCAGCTGTTTGACGCGGTTTGGCAGCACTTTTCCGGCCCGCTCAAGCATCCTGCCGCTCTGATCAGCGTTGATCAACGCGAGGTGGCGGCAGAAGCACGCGCAGCCGTCGAACGCCTGGTTGCCGGCGGCATCGTGCGGGGAACCGATTTTGCACATCTTGCGCCCCGTGCGCCGGCGACACGTGAAATGGCGGTTCTGATCAGTCACCGAATCTTTGCCTCCTGCAAAACAATCAATTAA
- a CDS encoding redoxin domain-containing protein — MSKLVQGQIAPDFTFRTPWLENQKFSEWVAKAPKTILIFSRYYGCSLCQLDIAEMAEAYPKFAAKGVQVLIALQSAPETMQAELNEDSLPFPIILDPEQTIYHLYDLNVAEDLKKAVSLKTLSRLAKAKSRGFQHGKYEGEENQLQAALILDRNRQVLFVKYAESLADIPDAEELLALL, encoded by the coding sequence ATGTCAAAATTAGTCCAAGGTCAAATTGCTCCTGATTTTACCTTCCGCACCCCCTGGCTGGAAAACCAGAAATTCTCCGAATGGGTTGCCAAAGCGCCCAAAACCATACTGATCTTTTCCCGTTACTATGGTTGTTCTCTCTGTCAGCTCGACATCGCAGAAATGGCGGAAGCCTATCCTAAATTCGCTGCCAAAGGGGTCCAGGTGTTGATTGCTCTGCAGAGCGCGCCGGAGACGATGCAAGCGGAACTGAATGAAGACAGCCTGCCTTTTCCGATCATTCTGGATCCGGAACAAACCATCTATCATCTCTATGATCTCAATGTCGCGGAGGATTTAAAAAAAGCGGTCAGTCTGAAAACATTATCGCGCCTCGCGAAAGCCAAATCAAGAGGTTTTCAGCATGGCAAATATGAAGGCGAAGAGAATCAGCTGCAGGCGGCGCTGATTTTAGATCGGAACAGACAGGTCCTCTTTGTGAAATACGCGGAATCTTTAGCGGATATACCGGATGCCGAAGAGCTGCTGGCGCTGCTTTAG
- the purE gene encoding 5-(carboxyamino)imidazole ribonucleotide mutase: protein MGSDSDLALMVSAAKILEDFGVPYEMTIASAHRCTDYVTEHAAGLSTEGFGVVIAAAGLAAHLPGVIAGSTTLPVIGVPLASGALQGVDALYAIVQMPTGVPVACVAINGVKNAALLAVQILALDNPRLARAFANYKDSLAQEVLAKNEKLAKIGYTAYLKEKGVTSI, encoded by the coding sequence ATGGGCAGTGATTCCGATCTGGCTTTGATGGTCTCCGCCGCAAAAATCCTGGAGGATTTCGGCGTGCCTTATGAAATGACAATCGCCTCTGCGCATCGCTGTACCGATTATGTGACCGAACATGCCGCCGGATTGTCAACTGAAGGGTTTGGCGTCGTCATCGCCGCGGCAGGTTTGGCTGCTCATTTGCCCGGCGTAATCGCCGGCAGTACCACCTTACCGGTGATCGGGGTGCCGCTCGCTTCCGGCGCATTACAGGGAGTGGATGCGCTCTACGCCATCGTGCAGATGCCGACCGGCGTACCCGTTGCTTGTGTCGCAATCAACGGCGTAAAAAACGCAGCTCTGTTAGCGGTGCAAATCCTGGCGCTTGACAATCCCCGCCTCGCCCGAGCCTTTGCCAACTACAAAGACAGTCTGGCGCAGGAAGTACTGGCGAAGAATGAAAAATTAGCAAAGATCGGTTATACGGCTTACCTAAAGGAAAAGGGGGTCACATCCATATGA
- a CDS encoding glycosyltransferase produces the protein MLLQFERFNQLIWLIFAVLYFYQLVYVMVSLFPGSRRQKETCQPRLHRYAVISAARNEEKVIGHLIASIKQQNYPAGLLDVFVVADNCTDQTAAAARAAGAIVYERFDYQQVGKGYALDYFFKQLQQDNLFDQYEGFFIFDADNLLDANYISEMNRLFDQGKHNVITSYRNSKNYDTNWISAGSSLWFLREARFLNYSRTLLNTSCAVSGTGFLLKKSIIEQNKGWKYHLLTEDIEFSIDCILHGEKIGYCPTAVFYDEQPYTFQQSWLQRLRWAKGFYQVFQNYGAKLGKALFQGNQHLLSSYDMLMTILPSMFLTLFSLVVDLGFLVFGLYGNLSTHLFSIIVPTAAMALAGALFNFYAVLFLMGALTTMAEWKRINCVWWKKILYSFSFPIFIASYIPISLVALFQKVEWKPISHTVTKTIEQVR, from the coding sequence GTGCTATTACAATTTGAACGCTTTAATCAGCTGATTTGGTTGATTTTCGCTGTGTTGTATTTTTACCAACTCGTCTATGTTATGGTTTCCTTGTTTCCCGGCAGCCGGCGTCAGAAGGAAACTTGCCAGCCGCGTCTTCACCGCTACGCCGTGATCTCTGCCGCACGCAATGAAGAAAAAGTGATCGGTCATCTGATTGCCAGCATCAAACAGCAGAATTATCCTGCCGGTTTGCTTGATGTTTTTGTGGTCGCCGATAACTGTACAGATCAAACTGCAGCCGCCGCCCGGGCAGCCGGAGCAATCGTTTACGAACGTTTTGATTATCAGCAAGTTGGCAAAGGATATGCGCTGGATTATTTTTTCAAGCAATTACAGCAAGATAACCTGTTCGACCAATATGAAGGTTTTTTTATTTTTGATGCCGATAATCTGCTGGATGCCAATTATATCAGCGAAATGAATCGGTTGTTCGATCAGGGCAAGCATAATGTCATAACCAGCTATCGCAATTCCAAAAATTATGATACCAACTGGATTTCGGCAGGTTCCTCCCTTTGGTTTCTGCGGGAAGCGCGTTTTTTGAACTATTCCCGCACTTTGCTGAACACCAGCTGTGCGGTTTCCGGTACCGGTTTTTTATTGAAGAAGAGTATCATCGAGCAGAATAAAGGCTGGAAATACCATCTGCTGACCGAAGATATCGAATTTTCCATCGACTGCATCCTGCACGGTGAAAAAATCGGTTATTGTCCCACCGCTGTTTTTTATGATGAGCAGCCTTATACCTTCCAGCAGTCCTGGCTGCAGCGGTTGCGCTGGGCCAAAGGCTTCTATCAGGTGTTTCAAAATTACGGTGCAAAATTAGGCAAAGCTCTTTTTCAGGGCAATCAACATTTACTCTCCAGTTATGATATGCTGATGACCATCCTGCCTTCGATGTTTCTCACTTTGTTCAGTTTGGTGGTCGACCTCGGCTTTTTGGTTTTCGGTCTCTATGGTAATTTGAGCACACACCTTTTTTCCATTATTGTGCCGACGGCAGCCATGGCACTGGCCGGCGCTTTATTCAACTTTTACGCGGTTTTATTCCTGATGGGTGCGCTGACAACCATGGCGGAATGGAAAAGAATCAACTGCGTCTGGTGGAAAAAAATCCTCTACAGCTTTAGTTTCCCTATTTTTATTGCCTCCTATATTCCAATTTCGCTGGTCGCTCTGTTCCAGAAAGTGGAATGGAAGCCAATCAGCCATACGGTGACGAAAACAATCGAACAAGTCCGCTAA